Proteins from a single region of Salvelinus alpinus unplaced genomic scaffold, SLU_Salpinus.1 scaffold_44, whole genome shotgun sequence:
- the LOC139567111 gene encoding zinc finger protein 180-like, with product MSSLNYSPPVKEEEVCWTEKEGLWQNIVVKEEKEEEDVTVKQEVEGESVTVKEEEKDVSVKEEEDAFRVKEEAGDVTVKEEEEGKEEDAVFGVKKEGEITVTLKDEEEEIGDLINTRERWDYRGSSGKPQQHHDAEEAEKSPSRSEHLKKRLQRPTGKITHCCSDCGKRFTSSGIIIHQRTHTGEKPYSCVQCGKSFAASSTLTLHQRTHTGEKPYSCVQCGKSFGQSGHLTQHRRIHTGEKSYSCDQCGKSFGQSGELTVHQRTHTGEKPYSCVLCGKSFGRSCHLTQHKRIHTGEKPYSCDECGKTFSHSGELTVHQRAHTGEKPYICVQCGKSFGRSYHLTRHQRLHTGEKSYSCVQCGKSFGQSVHLTQHQRTHTGEKPYSCGQCGKRCTTSGSLTLHQRTHTGEKSYSCDQCDKRYSDKRYLIKHQKIHT from the exons ATGAGCTCCCTAAACTACTCTCCTCCTGTTAaagaagaggaggtctgctggacggagaaagagggtCTGTGGCAGAACATTgttgtgaaagaggagaaggaagaggaggatgtcacagtaaaacaagaagtagagggtgagtctgttacagtgaaagaagaagagaaagacgtttcagtgaaagaagaggaagacgcgttcagagtgaaagaggaggcgggggatgttacagtaaaagaagaggaggaagggaaagaggaggatgccgtttttggagtgaagaaggaaggggagattactgtcacattgaaagatgaagaggaggagataggagatctgattaacacca gagagagatgggactatcgtggatcctctgggaagcctcaacaacatcatgatgcggaagaggcagagaagagtccctccagatcagaacacctcaagaaacgcctgcagagacccacagggaagataactcactgctgctctgactgtgggaagagattcacctcatcaggcattataattcatcagagaacacacacaggagagaaaccttacagctgtgttcaatgtgggaagagttttgctgcatctagcactctgactctacaccagagaacacacacaggagagaaaccttacagctgtgtgcaatgtgggaagagttttggtcaatctggccATCTGACTCAACACaggagaatacacacaggagagaaatcttatagctgtgatcaatgtgggaagagttttggtcaatctggagagctgacagtgcaccagagaacacacacaggagagaaaccttatagctgtgttttatgtgggaagagttttggtcgatcttGCCATCTGACTCAACACAAGaggatacacacaggagagaaaccttatagctgtgacgAATGTGGGAAGACTTTTAGTCACTCTGGagagctgacagtgcaccagagagcacacacaggagagaaaccttacatctgtgttcaatgtgggaagagttttggtagaTCTTACCATCTGACTAGACACCAGAgattacacacaggagagaaatcttacagctgtgttcaatgtgggaagagttttggacAATCTGTCCatctgactcaacaccagagaacacacacaggagagaaaccctatagctgtggtcaatgtgggaaaagATGTACTACATCTGGCTCTTTGACTCTACACCagcgaacacacacaggagagaaatcttatagctgtgatcagtgtgacaagagatactctgataaaagatatctgatcaaacatcagaaaatacatacatga